Proteins encoded by one window of Engraulis encrasicolus isolate BLACKSEA-1 chromosome 23, IST_EnEncr_1.0, whole genome shotgun sequence:
- the LOC134439982 gene encoding neuronal acetylcholine receptor subunit alpha-3-like: protein MDDTEGDKTASPINRSLCSVLCIEARTPPEVLFRVLLECSTSKGEDRLFRKLFKRYNQFIRPVENVSDPVTVEFEVSISQLVKVDEVNQIMETNLWLRHIWNDYKLRWVPIEFDGIESIRVPSNKIWRPDIVLYNNAVGDFLVEDKTKALLKFDGTITWVPPAIFKSSCPMDITYFPFDYQNCSMKFGSWTYDKAKIDLVLIGSKVNLKDFWESGEWEIIDAPGYKHDIKYNCCEEIYPDITYSFYIRRLPLFYTINLIIPCLLISFLTVLVFYLPSDCGEKVTLCISVLLSLTVFLLVITETIPSTSLVIPLIGEYLLFTMIFVTLSIVITVFVLNVHYRTPTTHTMPQWVRHVFLSVLPRVMLMRRPIDQQLRKSIREKEPGEKGSGGAGGGELSEKGAIEKARKRKKRGGGNGGCRDGGMNCVEGSSSVIGSSVGGGGGVEGSRASSAADVDASAGNRRAIAAPPAVNAVVAFSVVSPEIKQAIESVKYIAENMRSRNKAKEVEDDWKYVAMVIDRIFLWVFVTVCVLGTLGLFMQPLIGFTQP, encoded by the exons GGTTCTATTCCGTGTGCTTCTAGAATGCTCCACTTCTAAAGGGGAGGACCGGCTGTTCCGGAAGCTCTTCAAGCGGTATAACCAGTTCATTCGTCCGGTCGAGAATGTCTCTGACCCAGTCACTGTGGAGTTCGAGGTCTCCATATCCCAGCTGGTCAAAGTG GATGAAGTCAACCAGATCATGGAGACCAACCTGTGGCTGAGacat ATCTGGAATGACTACAAGCTGCGCTGGGTGCCGATCGAATTTGACGGGATTGAGTCTATTAGAGTCCCATCTAATAAGATATGGAGGCCCGACATCGTCCTCTACAACAA CGCCGTGGGTGACTTCCTGGTTGAGGATAAGACCAAAGCTCTGCTGAAGTTCGATGGCACCATCACCTGGGTACCACCCGCCATCTTCAAGTCCTCCTGCCCCATGGACATCACCTACTTCCCCTTCGACTACCAGAACTGCTCCATGAAGTTCGGATCCTGGACCTACGACAAGGCCAAGATCGACCTTGTGCTGATCGGCTCCAAGGTCAACCTCAAG GACTTCTGGGAGAGCGGTGAGTGGGAGATCATCGACGCACCGGGCTACAAGCACGACATCAAGTACAACTGCTGCGAGGAGATCTACCCCGACATCACCTATTCCTTCTACATCCGCCGGCTGCCGCTCTTCTACACCATCAACCTCATCATCCCCTGcctcctcatctccttcctcACCGTGTTGGTTTTCTACCTGCCCTCTGACTGCGGAGAGAAG GTGACTCTCTGCATCTCGGTGCTGCTCTCCCTCACTGTGTTCCTGCTGGTCATCACAGAGACCATCCCCTCCACCTCGCTGGTCATCCCACTGATCGGCGAGTACCTGCTCTTCACCATGATCTTCGTCACGCTCTCCATCGTCATCACGGTGTTCGTGCTGAACGTGCACTACCGCACGCCCACCACCCACACCATGCCTCAGTGGGTGCGGCACGTCTTCCTCAGCGTTCTGCCCCGCGTCATGCTCATGCGCCGCCCCATCGACCAGCAGTTGCGCAAGAGCATCAGAGAGAAGGAGCCGGGGGAGAAAGGGAGCGGCGGCGCCGGAGGAGGAGAGCTGTCGGAGAAAGGAGCGATAGAGAAGGCccggaagaggaagaagaggggcgGCGGGAACGGAGGGTGCAGGGATGGGGGGATGAACTGCGTGGAGGGGAGCAGCAGTGTCATCGGCAGCAGTGTcggcggaggaggag gGGTGGAGGGGAGTCGGGCATCGTCTGCCGCTGATGTGGACGCATCGGCGGGGAATCGGCGGGCAATCGCGGCTCCGCCGGCAGTGAATGCTGTCGTGGCATTCTCTGTGGTTTCCCCGGAGATCAAGCAGGCCATCGAGAGTGTCAAGTACATCGCGGAGAACATGAGAAGCCGAAACAAGGCCAAGGAG gtGGAAGATGACTGGAAGTACGTTGCCATGGTGATCGACCGCATCTTCCTGTGGGTGTTTGTGACGGTGTGCGTGCTGGGAACTTTGGGCCTGTTTATGCAACCCCTCATAGGCTTCACCCAACCTTGA